The Cheilinus undulatus linkage group 2, ASM1832078v1, whole genome shotgun sequence genome has a window encoding:
- the cldnf gene encoding claudin f, producing the protein MGRIAKETAGQIISFIGFVGVAVTCGIPMWRVTSFIGANIVTGQLIWDGLWMRCVMQSTGQMQCRLNESVMSLSRDLQAARALVIISLIFAFIGFMLSFIGAKCTSCLKRDSSMAKVVILSGCLIIAAAIILLIPVCWSAAVTITEFEDPLTVNTQRREIGAAIYIGWASALILLIGGIILCTSCPPNKPIYGYQPGYQPPVYPYAATNPPTYSPVYVPPSSRAYTGSVSYAPTKPYAAPTAYSPRQFV; encoded by the coding sequence ATGGGGAGGATTGCCAAGGAAACGGCAGGTCAGATCATCAGCTTCATCGGCTTCGTTGGTGTGGCGGTGACCTGCGGGATCCCCATGTGGAGGGTGACCAGCTTCATCGGAGCCAACATTGTGACAGGCCAGCTCATTTGGGACGGTCTGTGGATGAGGTGTGTAATGCAGAGCACGGGGCAAATGCAGTGCAGGCTGAATGAGTCCGTGATGAGCCTGTCCAGGGATCTGCAGGCTGCCCGAGCCTTGGTCATCATCTCCCTCATCTTCGCCTTCATCGGCTTCATGCTCAGCTTCATCGGAGCAAAGTGTACCAGCTGTCTGAAGAGAGACTCATCAATGGCCAAGGTGGTGATCTTATCAGGATGTCTGATCATCGCTGCTGCTATCATTCTCCTGATCCCCGTCTGCTGGTCTGCAGCCGTGACCATCACAGAGTTTGAGGACCCCCTCACTGTGAACACGCAGAGGAGAGAAATAGGAGCTGCCATCTACATCGGCTGGGCCTCTGCTTTAATTCTCCTCATAGGTGGGATTATCCTCTGCACGTCCTGCCCTCCAAACAAGCCGATTTATGGATACCAACCAGGCTACCAGCCACCAGTGTACCCTTATGCAGCCACAAACCCACCGACCTACAGCCCCGTGTATGTTCCTCCATCCAGCCGAGCATACACAGGCAGCGTCTCATACGCACCCACCAAACCTTACGCAGCACCAACCGCCTACTCTCCTCGACAGTTTGTCTAA
- the LOC121520260 gene encoding claudin-4-like, protein MVSTGRQMLGFVLATIGFLGTIIVCALPMWRVSAFIGANIVTAQITWRGLWMNCVVQSTGQMQCKIYDSLLELSQDLQAARALVVIAIIVAAFGIILGIAGGKCTNFVEEPRAKARVAIAAGIVFICAGVLVLIPVCWTANSIIRDFYNPIVIQAQKTELGTMTSMGMQMAGCALALFGWIGVLIVCGTPMWRVSAFIGSNIVTSQIMWEGIWMTCVVQSTGQMQCKVYDSLLELSTDLQGARALTVVSIIIGLAGILAAFAGGKCTNFIPDDRAKARASVAAGVLLIISGLLCIIPVSWTAAIIIRNFYNPVLVDAQKRELGASLFIGWGAGALLIVGGALLCASCPRRKDEAGSVKYFLNESVGYSKQDSVRSYTKTYI, encoded by the exons ATGGTGTCAACGGGAAGGCAGATGCTGGGCTTTGTCCTGGCCACCATCGGTTTCCTGGGAACCATCATCGTTTGTGCCCTGCCCATGTGGAGGGTCTCGGCCTTCATCGGAGCCAACATCGTGACGGCGCAGATCACCTGGCGAGGCTTGTGGATGAACTGTGTGGTACAGAGCACGGGTCAGATGCAGTGCAAGATCTATGACTCCCTGCTGGAGCTTTCTCAGGACCTTCAGGCGGCCAGAGCTTTGGTGGTCATCGCCATCATCGTAGCAGCATTCGGGATCATCCTGGGCATCGCAGGAGGAAAGTGCACCAACTTTGTGGAAGAACCCCGAGCCAAAGCTAGGGTGGCCATCGCTGCTGGGATCGTCTTCATTTGTGCTGGTGTTCTGGTCCTCATCCCTGTCTGCTGGACTGCGAACTCCATCATCAGGGATTTCTACAACCCCATCGTGATCCAGGCCCAGAAGACAGAGCTGGGG acGATGACTTCCATGGGGATGCAGATGGCCGGCTGTGCCCTGGCCCTCTTCGGCTGGATTGGGGTGCTCATCGTCTGTGGGACACCCATGTGGCGAGTCAGTGCCTTCATCGGAAGCAACATAGTGACATCACAGATCATGTGGGAGGGGATCTGGATGACCTGCGTGGTCCAGAGTACAGGCCAGATGCAGTGTAAGGTGTATGACTCCTTACTGGAATTGAGCACTGACCTGCAGGGCGCCCGGGCTCTCACGGTGGTGTCCATCATCATCGGCCTCGCCGGGATCCTCGCAGCTTTCGCAGGAGGGAAGTGCACCAACTTCATTCCAGACGACCGGGCCAAAGCAAGGGCGTCAGTGGCAGCAGGAGTTTTACTGATCATCAGTGGACTGCTCTGCATCATCCCTGTCTCCTGGACCGCCGCCATCATTATAAGGAACTTCTACAACCCTGTGCTTGTGGACGCCCAGAAAAGAGAACTGGGGGCTTCTCTTTTCATTGGGTGGGGGGCCGGGGCACTGCTGATAGTGGGAGGAGCACTTCTGTGTGCCAGCTGCCCCCGCAGAAAGGATGAGGCCGGCTCTGTGAAGTACTTCCTGAATGAGTCAGTGGGATACAGCAAACAGGACTCAGTCCGGTCTTATACAAAGACGTATATTTGA
- the LOC121520282 gene encoding claudin-4-like, whose amino-acid sequence MALQELGISLSMTGVAGTILICALPMWKVTAFIGTHLVVMQVFWEGLWMTCVSEYTGQMQCKLYDALLDLSPDLQAARGLICISMVLGCLGFLIFLLGARCTNCLGHPRIKVRVVMSSGAIFCLAALTTIVAVAWTANSIIRDFYNPRVPEVLKRELGAAIYIGFVTSGLLFCGGAILGVSCPQRRGRFSSSGYTLARTPTHSYAIKNYV is encoded by the coding sequence ATGGCTCTGCAGGAGCTCGGTATCAGCCTGTCTATGACAGGTGTAGCTGGCACCATCCTGATCTGTGCTCTCCCCATGTGGAAGGTGACAGCGTTCATCGGCACTCACCTGGTGGTCATGCAGGTGTTCTGGGAGGGGCTGTGGATGACCTGCGTCAGCGAGTACACGGGCCAGATGCAGTGTAAGCTCTATGATGCCCTCCTGGACCTGTCTCCTGACCTCCAGGCGGCTCGCGGCCTCATCTGCATCAGCATGGTCCTGGGATGTTTGGGcttcctcatcttcctcctggGTGCTCGATGCACCAACTGCCTGGGACACCCGAGGATCAAGGTGCGGGTGGTGATGAGCTCTGGGGCCATCTTCTGCCTGGCGGCCCTCACCACCATCGTTGCTGTTGCATGGACGGCGAACTCCATCATCAGAGACTTTTATAACCCCCGCGTCCCTGAGGTGCTGAAGAGGGAGCTGGGAGCAGCCATTTATATCGGCTTTGTGACGTCCGGGCTGCTGTTCTGTGGAGGAGCCATTCTGGGTGTGAGCTGCCCACAGAGGAGGGGACGGTTCAGCTCCAGTGGGTACACGCTGGCCCGGACACCCACTCACAGCTACGCCATCAAGAACTATGTATGA
- the LOC121520270 gene encoding claudin-4-like gives MERQLELAALALGLTGWLCAILTRCLALWKVSGTLDNTTATLPAYWDGVWLEWDHWDLAHDGSLHCSFYRSLMSLSGSFRTWRALIMAAVGAGAFAVVIGAAGAVWFPLRGQVKVASGAVFVLSGILLLVPIAWTCHHTSQPLEAVVLLRRDWGPALYLGWISSALMLIGGVFLTTRCPKKSAQQQASAPPNPEDEANHPLSRINRTTFTSSQYERRSEPI, from the coding sequence ATGGAGAGGCAGCTGGAGCTTGCTGCCCTCGCGCTGGGCCTCACAGGGTGGCTCTGTGCCATCCTGACGCGCTGTCTGGCCCTGTGGAAGGTGAGCGGCACGCTGGACAACACCACGGCCACTCTGCCTGCATACTGGGATGGGGTGTGGCTGGAATGGGATCACTGGGACTTGGCCCATGATGGCAGCCTGCACTGCTCTTTCTACCGGTCTCTCATGTCTCTATCTGGGAGTTTTCGGACTTGGAGAGCTCTCATCATGGCTGCTGTTGGAGCTGGGGCTTTTGCTGTCGTGATTGGAGCAGCTGGGGCGGTGTGGTTTCCTCTGCGTGGCCAGGTTAAAGTTGCCTCTGGAgctgtctttgttttgtctgGGATTTTGTTGCTGGTTCCCATAGCATGGACATGCCATCACACCAGTCAGCCACTggaggcagtggtgctgctaaGAAGGGACTGGGGACCTGCATTGTACCTGGGCTGGATCTCGTCTGCCCTGATGCTCATTGGAGGGGTGTTTCTCACCACCAGATGCCCCAAGAAGAGTGCACAGCAGCAAGCGAGTGCACCACCGAATCCAGAAGACGAGGCTAATCACCCTCTGAGCAGGATCAACAGGACTACATTCACAAGCAGTCAGTATGAGCGCAGATCTGAGCCCATATGA
- the sbds gene encoding ribosome maturation protein SBDS, translated as MSIFTPTNQIRLTNVAVVRMKKGGKRFEIACYKNKVMSWRTGAEKDLDEVLQTNSVFINVSKGQTAKKEDLNRAFGTDDLTEICKQILAKGELQVSDKERQSQLETMFRDIATIVADKCVNPDTKRPYTVNLIERAMKDIHYSVKPNKNTKQQALEVIRQLKESMQIQRAHMRLRLRLPAKEAKRLKEKLKPLLEVVESEDFDDELEMVCLVDPGCFREMDELVRCETKGRGFVEVLSLKDVEEGDEKL; from the exons ATGTCTATATTTACGCCGACAAATCAAATCCGTTTGACTAACGTGGCGGTGGTGAGGATGAAGAAAGGAGGGAAGAGGTTTGAAATCGCCTGTTATAAGAACAAAGTTATGAGCTGGAGAACAGGAGC GGAGAAAGATCTGGATGAAGTTCTGCAGACAAATTCAGTCTTTATCAATGTGTCTAAAGGTCAGACGGCTAAGAAAGAGGACTTGAACAGAGCTTTCGGGACGGATGATCTCACAGAAATCTGCAAACAG ATCCTGGCCAAAGGAGAGCTGCAAGTGTCTGACAAGGAGAGGCAGAGTCAGCTGGAGACCATGTTCAGAGACATTGCGACTATTGTGGCAGATAAGTGTGTCAACCCAGACACCAAAAGGCCGTACACCGTCAATCTTATAGAGCGGGCGATGAAGGACATCCACTACTCTGTCAAGCCAAACAAGAACACAAAACAGCAG GCTCTGGAAGTGATCCGGCAGCTGAAGGAATCCATGCAGATCCAGAGAGCTCACATGAGGCTGCGGCTGAGGCTTCCCGCCAAGGAGGCCAAGAGGCTGAAGGAGAAGCTGAAGCCGCTCCTGGAGGTTGTGGAGAGTGAAGACTTTGATGATGAGCTGGAAATG GTGTGTCTGGTGGATCCCGGCTGCTTCAGGGAGATGGATGAGCTGGTCCGCTGTGAGACCAAAGGCCGAGGTTTTGTGGAGGTCCTCAGTCTGAAGGATGTGGAGGAGGGAGATGAGAAACTATAG